AAGAGCACTGAAGCTTAACTCCAGTCAAAACCTCTGTTGAAATCATATCATTTGTATTATAACACTGAGTCTGCCACTTGCAGAGCAtgcaatgtttcttttttttttttctctttttttttgtaagatgAATAGGATAAGCTGTGTTGCTTTCAAGAATGGTTTAGCTATTATTCTGTTGCTTGACAGACTTTTCTAAGAGCAGACAATAGATATATGAGGCTGCCCTTACCCTAATGAGTACTACCATCTGGTTTTCGGCAACTCCTCCAAGCTTCCTTGTTCTCTCATATTTCATAAAAACAGTCACCCCTGTTTCCTTTGAACTACCACTAAATGCCTCACTTTGAGCACACTCACCTCGTCACAACCAAGCAGGATCACTCTGGTCTTCTGGGATTAccaataacatttttaaaaaaatctcagctctgCAAAGCTCTTTACTGAGATTGCTGAGTTTTATGTCAGCACATGGTTCAGTCTCAGAAGAGCTTGCCTTACAGAAACACACATAACTGAATTCAAAGGAGATGAGGATTAGGTTAGCCAACAGCATCACTACAAATTTATCATTAAATAAGTAAAAAGTTTTCCTTAAGAAGATTACTACATAGCCTTTGCTATTATGGACACCACTAAGAGTAGCTGTAAAAAGCTGAAGAGGAACTAGCCCCAGCTGTATTCTACCTGGAGGCTTTTATAGCAGCAGGTAGAGTGGCCCTGCTGGGGGGGAAATGGGCTCAGCTGGGGGGAACAGGGTGGTTATAGGTATcaggagctgtgcagctccCCCTGCAATGTGGAAGCATCAGAGGAAAGCATTGCCTGTGATCTCAGGGGCATCAAAGATGTGCATGGAGACCAGGAGGGAGAGGTCCATGAGCCACCTTGTCCCGTTGAGGACAGTGGCTGGGGCTGAGCCATGCGCAGGTCCCTGCATCAGCCAGAGAGAAGGGGTTCCTGGCGCAGAAGTGCTCTTTGCTCACTGTCATTTAATGGTGGGGTGAGTGAAAATCGTCTTCGAGGAGCCCGTTCTCCTTCAAGCTTTCCTCTCACAGCCGGAGCAATTTCACATTCGCCTGCAGAGGGAGACAGCTCTTCTTTATTAGCCAAATCTTGTTGACACAGTTTGGTACCATCCCCTTACCATGCTggaaaaaccagcagcagagctgatgtGGCCCTGTTTCAGTCCACGAAGGGAGTCTCTGGTAGGGATGCTGCCAGGGGGACATGTGAGGACCCTCCCACATACAAAAGCGCTGCAGATGAAGCATCAGTAGCTTATTAGCTGTTTGCAAAGTCCTGGAGGAGAGCAGCATTTGAGGCTGTGCCAGGCCCTCCTGTGTGATCCAGCAGTGGTACAGCCACAGATGCTTGGCTAAGAGAGGGGTCACAACAGGAGCAGTGTGTGTGGCTTCACCccttctctgtccccagccaggaccAGCTCCCAGCAGAGGTGCTGCTTCCAGCCCAGGGTTTGGGCAGAGCTGCATGACCATCACCTGGAAAACACACTCATGTGCAAACCCAAGGTGTCTCAAATGCCAGGCTGGCTCCTGCTCTCAGGGCTGTTGCGCCTCACACGTAGAGCAGGTttgtgaggagctgctggggctgggcaaaCCTGAAAAGCTGGCTCATGTGCACCCCGAAtgcctccctgcctgcagagccTCACGGGGCCCTTGCAGGGAGTTCTGCACACAGTAACAAGGCTGCTGGTGTTTCGGCATCCCACTCAGGCTCCCCCTTGCCTTGTCAAGAGAAAGACAGAGGGGAGAAGGCAGCTTTGCACTGTGCAGGGCGCAGCTGGGGTTGCAGCTCCTGGGTGAGGCTTCTTCAGCCCTCAGGAAAGTATTGACTCATGTCCTGCTTTTCCTTGGCTGGTGGAGGGGGGGAAAGGCTTGTTCCCTGCTTGTTGCCTCATAAACTATGGTTTTAGTTTCTTAAGTTACACCACAGCCCCACCTGCCCACCTCATTGCCTGTGACAGGGGAGGGCATGTGGTAACTGAAAGGCACCTTGCCCAGAGATCAGGTACCAAGCtgaaggcagagctgcctgaagGATAAAACTCACCTACAGGCCTTCTCCCACCACGGCTTTTAATGTGTGTGACAGGCTACTCGTTATTCACAAGTGAACTTAATAACTAGCTTCAGGCTTTGTTatacttttcttctgtattcaatactgaaggaaaaatgagGACAAAAGTAAAGACAGACAGCTATGTGTTTAGTAGGAAGAGAGTGGAGAGGATGGGAATAATGCTGAAAAAGCTAGAGGAGCCCTCATCTTTACTAAGTGTATCCAAACACTTCCAGAACCTGCAACCCCTGCCCCCCAACTCAAATAATGGCTCCTGACAGTTTCTAAGCCTATACACAGCTTTTCCTGGGGAAGATCCTTTTCACTCAGGGATGCTTTTTGAACATCCACTTCTTACAGGATCCTTGGGCAGGTTTGTGCTTTAGTCCATTAAAAGTAGTTCTCATCAAGTTATTGGATCATTTTTTAATACACTATGTATAATTTGACTCCCTGGATAGACATGCCTTCTAACTCTGCTCTGTATTTGGAAATGAAAGTAGTCATGAAAAGCTTGAGGAGTTAAGGACATATCTAATAGGAGACAATACGCTAATGCTGCACGTGGTGCTGGCTTGAACTTCTTTCTGAAATTGTGAACAGCAAGAAGGCAGCATCCTCAGGaagtcagaaaacagactcACTTTTTTGTAAGCCCACATAGGCTCCTTGGGTCTCAAacatttctctctgcctttttacttggaagaaaaagaagccgCAGGTCTCTGGCCCCATCAGGCCATAGTGCCTCTATTTCCTCTGCGGTGCCAGCACTAGTGATCCGCATCTGGCCTGGAGGATTTTCTTGGGTGAGGCTGATGCTCGTACCCtctcctgcagcttctctgaGGCCAGAGACAACTGCTGCGGGGAACAAACTGAAGGAGCCTGCAGTGGACAAGGAAGGCAAATTTTTtagcacaaaaacaaaaagagggaaTTGTGGGAAACTATAGTGGgtctgtggattccctgacagagggtataggaacagagatcagccttgaagatattaaggtgtacctgtgagagagaagggagtaaaagattaacattgatgatagcaaaattagccaatgatacgttactattgcagcctgtaaccaatagcaaaaagacacttgagctgataaagactatataaaaaagcatttgtggcaataaatggagactgctgtttgtacttaaGAACTTGGTCTGTGTCATTTGTCCGTCTCACCTGCGACAGGAGCCCCTCACCTCCAGCATGTTTTGCCACATGGCTGGGCTGTAGGGGAAGGAGACAAGCCATGCAGCTGGAGCACCAGTTTGCAAACATGGTGCATTTGTCCTCttgctcctttttcttctaagtTCAAAGTAAACTGACTCTGTCACCAAGCCACAAGCTTCCCGACTCTCTATATTCAGCCTAAGCTAAGTAGCCAACCTCTCACATAGGCAGCAGAAATGATCTCCCTCTTTCACTCCAGCAATGACAAAGAACTGAGCAAAATGCCCCATCTCCACCCCCTTGTCCATACTCACCTGCCAGGAGATGACAACAAAGCCATCATAGGGCATCTGGCAATAGGCAGACACACTGTAAAACTTGTACCAATATCttttcccaaaaaaacccctcaaatcACATCAACCTTTAAATTTTGACTCACAGGCAGAAAAAGTACCAGGTACCCAGTTTCTACTATTTATCTAATATCCCTGCTTTTCCCTTACTGCTTATTTCTTAGCAGCTCACCTTGCTCTGatctcccccagctccccactgGAGACAATTAGACTCCACATCCTCAGCTCAGAGGGCACAAAGCCACATGGGACTGCTACAGAGCAAGACTGATGGGTTGCAATGCCCACTGCTGACCACAGCCAGGCTTGTGCATTGCAGGAGACAGCAAGAAACTCCAGGAAGAACAACTTCTGCTGTGGGATCGTTACAGGTCCCAGCTTAGGTTTATGGGCTATTCTCAGCCATCCCTGATAGCAAATGGGATTCTCAAACAGCACTTTCTTTACTACAACTGATCTGCAAGCTGTGACGATTAGGGAGGGAAGGCAGCACTGCTGAGACTTGAAGGAGCTACTGAGTCAGAGCTGGATGCTGCTCAAACCTAAAGCATCCCAGGAGCCCAACCAAACCGCAGTTCACTAGGCTGCACATGGCAATGTGCCTTTCATTTGGAAAGAGAACCATGTGCAACAGCAAGAAAGAGCAGAGCCTGGAAACACCAGTGAGGGCAGCTGTGGCAATGAGGTCACTCTTCAGCTGGTGCCAGCACTGTAATGGCCCCATCTGAAAGGACAAGAGTGGAGCCCTTGACCCTCAGTGTGGGGCATTCCCAGTTGGACCATCAGTCAATGCTGCAGGTGGGTTGTGCAATCACACACAAGCATGGATTTGCCTTAGAACCCAGGGTGAGTAGAAGCACATGGGCATCACTCCATATAATGTCCCCAAGGGGGGCAACAGTATGCCTGTTCACATTGAAATGAGCaggtatttctgttttcttcagaaagagcCAAGCTCATTTGTTCTATAAATGTGCTGTATGGCCCACTATCTATAACCAGCTCTCCAAGCTACTGGCTGCTCTTCCTGTGGTCCTGGCACTCGTACCTGTTCcaaattcttattttatcaGAGGTCTGGAGACTCCATGGGCGCGTGTCACATGCTCGCAGAGGAGGGAAGGCACAGCTGAAACCCTGTGGGAAGACCAAAATGAGTTGCTGACAGAGGTTTATAGGGATCCAGAGGTACATGGAAACCACAAAAACAGTGACAAGAAGAAGGGCTTTAATCTTGCTTGAACAACAACCCGAGAGAACTGCCACACAAGGGAAAGAatataactttattttaaaaaaataataatttagctCAAACACAAACAGGATTGCAGAGGGTTGATGGAAGCACAAAGAACAATATTTACCCATGGAATTTAAAGACCAATTTCATTCTCTTGTAGATGATAGTTCCAGCACCTTTCCCTGTCCACAGCTCTACATCAGGTCCTCACCTGCACATAAAGGAATCCTGACTCCCAGGGTTCTTGGTAACAAGGCAGAGGAGAAACCATGTCTGCCACACACAAAAAGCTATTCCTGCCTCCAGAGCCTCCCCAGAGATCCAAAAAGCCAGAACAACAACATCAGCATCTAAACCAATGTGCAACAGAAAGGGAACAACTTGCACTCCTCCCTGGAAGTCTACCTACCCATGCCCCATTCCCAGCGTCCTGGCCAAATGCTTCCACCCATGCTTGAATTCGCATCCCCGCCCACAGATGCTGTACACAGAGGTGTGCACGCAGGACTTGGCAATactcctccctcccccctctTCTCATCCAGACCTGCTGATTTTTCACTTCTCTCCATGCCTGCATGCCGTACATTTCTTGGCACAGCAGCAGTTCATTTCACAGTGATGGATGGGATGTGCCCTGCAACATGCTGAGCCGCTACTGcaatttcttctcttctgtgaAGTGGCCTTTCACACAATTGCCGTTCTGATATACGGGGCTGGCCCCCTTCCTTCTGCACCACACCACAGATTTGTAGAGGACAAATCCAATACCAGCCAGGCACAACACCAGAAGAGCCAAGATGTCCAGGCAGAAGTACTCATACAAGGAGAGGTCATAGACAGCAGGGCGAAGATATGGTGCCCCGTCATGACGAAGGATGTACTCCAGCCAATACACTGTCCTGTTGAGAGCATGCATCGGTCTGTCCAGGTGCAGAGCTGAGATGAGCTTGGCCGCTTTTCTGTAGCTGCAAAGGAAGAAGACAAGAAGTCACCCTTTGGACAGGAGCTTCATAGCTGGGAAGTGGTCTGAGGGGTCCAGGAGTGCTTTCAAGTCCCAAACCTTGGGAGAGTGGCAAATTTCTTCCATAATTCCCTTCATCTATGCCTCTGAAAGCCACTCTGATGGCAATCTTTAGCCACAGCAGCACAAGGCAGAGCACATTTTACTTTGCGTTTTGTTAACAAGACTAGCAGTTCAGCTCTCACGTGCCTGTTCAGTGGGTTCATgtggatttttgctttttgagggGAGCTTCCACCCAAAgacctcaccagcaccaagcagCACATGCACACTTGATGACTGGCCAAATCCTTCAAGGTTCTAAGTTGCAGCACCTTAACAACTTACATCGAGGTCAGTAATTGAGAGCTCCTACCAGGTAACAAAAATGCTCAGACGGCATTTCAAACACTAACAGTTGCACATGTCCTGGTAGAAAGTGGGAGCTCTGtgtctctgtgctgcagcagatcTAGAAAGGGCAGAGTATCTGGTTGTCAAAAGGAACAGATGGAGCATTACCTGCAGTGCACCCTCTGTGCTATTATTAAAGAAAGTTGTTTGGACAAGACCAGGGAGCCCCCAAGGTGAGGTTGTGATCCCACTTTCCCCAATGAGAGGCTGGCATTACAAGGAAAAGAGATTTGTTCTCAGAAAGCTTTCTAAGAAAATTGCAGTCAAACAGATCACACTCTCTAACAGCAAATGCTAGAGTATCTTCTCCCAGACAGCATCTCAAGATTTCAAGGCACTAACACATCTGGGCAGCTGAGCAATGCTTGCAAGTCTGTTTGGTCCAAAAGCCACCACAGGCCATTTAGGGTCAACACGAAGACACACTGGTCCCTACATACAGTCTGCACCAAGGAAGAGCTCAATGCTTTCAGATACCTCACCTGGGGTCAGAAATAACTGTGATGACAGCCTGGTAAAGATCTTCTTCTTTTACTCTGCTCCAGTCCATGAGGATACCCATGCCCTTTGCCTGCACTCTGGTCATGATGTCAAACTGGTCCCCATAGAAAGGAAATCCCACCACTGGCACACCGTGATAAATTGCTTCAAATACACCATTCATCCCACAATGGCTGACAAAGGCTTTCACATTGGGATGGCCTGCAGGCAAAGAAACAGCAGTGGGTCAGTGCCTTCTACATGAAACATGGTTACTGGTGGCTTCCTCAACAGACGATGTTAATGTATGTTTAGGGAAAAACAGGcatgctgagcagagaggaTGTTACCCTTTGGGAACACACCTGGCTTCTGACAGCCCAAAACTTGTTGAGTAGCacctggaggaggaaggagataGGGGCCAAGATGCAGCTTCAAGCAGGTGTTAGGTGAGGATTGTGTTTTGTACAGATCAAACAAGCAACAGACTTAGACCCACACAggtgctgctgtccttgaaTGCCTTTGCCATGGTTTGGGCTAACCTCCAGGGACATCGTTAGCGGCACAAACACACACGCAGAGCCCAGCCTTACCTAGCAGGTCATTCTGGGGCAGCCACTCCATCATCAGCGTATTCTCACCCAGGTTTTTTGGCTTCTGTCCAAAGTACCTGTGGGAGGAGATaaagtagggggaaaaaagggaaaagaaacacacagagaaCAATTATAAATTTGATCAGATCAAGAGATGGAAAACATTCTATGTTTTGAGATGAATCACCCCTCAACATTAAATTTTATCTGACTCGAGTTAAAAGGAACCCCATTCCCTCCTCACCTCCACACCACTCTCTGCGGGAGGCGAGCGAACGCACCAGCCATCTTCTCCACCAAGTCACTGGGAAGAGCTCGGATCCCGATGCCAAAGGAGACAACAACAACACCTGCGTCTGCTGCTTCCACCCAGAGACGCAGACCCTGTGGGCAAAACACACACGGCTGCCTTGAAGTCTTGTTGGAGAAAGACCCTTCCCACTGTCGCCTCTGCCAGTAAAAAGTTGCTACAGAGAGGATGAATCCAAATCCATCTGCAACACACAGGTGACAAGCTCCAAAACCACTGTGATCCCTGCGCCCAGCCAGGCAGAAATTACTTGAGCACTTGCTGGGCTTGGGAGGTTTCAGGGAGGTGATCAAAACTTGTGCTTCATAGCATCACCTCCTGCTTTGGAGGTAAGATTACTCTGGCAAGGAGCGCTCTGAAAACATAGATAGGGGCCACACaggagcagccagagcagagaaggaaattgGAGTAAAACGAGGAAGGCTGGTTTCCACCATCACTGAGGCAGGAGGCCTGCCAGGGTCTCCAGCTGTAGGCTGATGCAACAGACAAAATATCGTGCAGAGCTTGGAACAACATCTTGCTGGAGATTCCCCAAAAACTCCCCAATGTCAAAGGCTCCTGGAGGTGGCAGAAGATTTTGCCATCTTGACAGGAGATTTCTACCCATCCTTGATAGCTACCTGCAGGCAGCAGATTCAGGGTTTGGTCACTAGGCAGAGAGGTAGCGACAGCTCCAGCAAAAACCACAGATGTTCGTCCTTCGGTTAGAGGCTACCTGTAATGCTGCATAAACTGGTGTCTATCTAGAATAGAGCCAGTGCTTTTTTCAACCAGGGCCAGAAGGCTGCTGGGAGAAGAAATCAGCCACCACATGTGCTGTGGAGCAAACACAGACTATTTCCTTTTATGCCAGGCTAGGTTGATCCTATTTCTCATTATGGATTCTGTCTGGCTTCAAGTGTCCCATGTATCAGAGTCAGGAGCATTTTAGGGAAGTTTCATAAAATCTGTCTTTGAATATGAATACTTAATTGAAATAAACACCATAGAGGaatatgaagggaaaaaatagttcTTCCTATtattgaaggagaaaaataggaTGATTAATTCAGAATATCTTATTAATAGTAGTCTACAAGTTGGGGGACCATAGTACAGAAGAGTTACAAAGCACATTTTAGCGTTACTCTCAGGGGATATATGTCCTTTGCTGTATGCTTCAGAGACTCAAACTTTTTAAGCAGAAATGCTTAAAAGCTCTGAAacaacccaacaacaaaaaatagaaaaagtttTTAACTGAGGGATTTTGATTTTGCCATTCTTTTGAGTTTCACATCCTTTGAGCAACACAACCACTAAAACTGCTGAAGAGAAAGCGCTAGTTTTacttttctaaataaaagtaCAATGACTCATAAAACAGATGATTATGTCATCCATTATAATTGTGTCTTAACACCTGACTTTAAGAAACAGCATTAAAGTTGCTAGGGAAGCATGGTTGACCACCGAAAGTTCTCACCATCTCTCAAATATGTATCTATATTTCACTGAGTCCTAATTAGAGGAACTCACAATCATAGTGTTTCAAATATGAGGAAATAAACCACCTTAATTATGTAACTCTGCTCCAGTTCACATGGGAGATTCCTTAAGCTACATGTAGACCTACAGAGGCCCTCTCTTCTGCTGGCATCACACAACCTGCCAGCACGATGGCGACCGCCTACTGCAGGGCTCCGGACTTATCTCCATCACTCTTCCCCCAGGTGCCCTGGGATCAGTTCTGGAAGCCATGAAGCACATGAATAATGCCGCAGAAAACAACTCCCTTCTTTATAAGGCAGGTGTGTACGTGGCCAGATTGGACCAAGCCAGTGTTTTGCAAGACCTGTGAGGCGGCGACTCTCTGACGCAGCTTTTGGAGCACCTACATGCGTTGCATTACCTGCATGCCCCGCCACATGGGAAAGGGTGATGTGCAGCCACACACATCTGGAGAACTTCTGTTCTAAAGCACCTgacctctctttttctttttacttggaaaaaattGGCACCCCAAAAACTGTCTTTATTAAAGCTGCCATCAGAGATCTTGACAGGCCTCTAATAATTTGAAACTTGAATGTTTTCTCCATTTCGGTCCCATAGTTGGGACACTAGGACAACCTGACTGCCTGAGTGTCATTTTCCAGGTCTATTTCCCCCCAGTGTTTGTAAAAACAATAAGGCAATGCGAGGAATGACAGATAGATCCTGCTCTGTTCCAGTATTGTCTTCAGTTGTAGGCTTTAAGAGCTTGCTCCTCTGAATTTACTAGTGGGGATAGTGAGGTATAGGCCAGAGAAAGCCTCTAGGATGACTGGGGAGTCTTCACTCTGGGCTGGAGCTTGAGAAAAAGAGGATGATACACTTCAGTTTTGTACACTTTGGGATTCCACATTGAATTTGATGATGGAACAAGCACAACTGTCCTCTATGGGTTCTTAAGACTATAAGCTCGAGGCCAGAAACACCCTGCGAGAAATAGAATTAAGGAGGAAATTCTGGATTGACATAAATCAGTGATGAAGCAATGAAGactaatttttcttctcatttccgCTTCAAGTAtaggaacaaacaaaatactcaTGATAAGTCCCAGTGACAACACTGATAATTTAGGACTTACACACACCATTTTACACAGATTGTGAAGCCAAATCCTGCTTCGGGGTGGACAACTTAATTCTATATCCTCCCTGCAACCTCACAGTCCTCAGTGCTCCCTGCTGCACCCAGgcaccaaaacacagcagctttctaGACTCCTGGAGTGTCAGAGCATTTACAAGGCTCTTCTGAAGCAGATTTACACTGAATAACTCCCCAGGTTAACATTTAATCACAGCTCAGAGCTTCACTGCACTTACCACTGGGAGGGGCTTTGCAGGCTCAGCGAGGATCCCCCCTGTGAAAATGACATGGGGGAGCGTTGGCCGGGGAAAGTCCAGCACCACATCattacagaggaagaagaggctaGATCCATGGACAAGGTCCAGCATGGATATCTTTGGCTCTACCCTGTGCTTCTCCATGAGATGTTCGAACTTGGGCAGGATGAACAGCTTTGTGGCCACACGAGTGATCATGTAGACTATGAGATTCCAAGTCCTACCAAAGAAGCCCATCCTGTCTGTCATCAGTGAGTTGAACTCAGGGACATAGGCAATGGGGGAGGTTGCACCAATCTCTGCTGGGAACCAGAACCCAGTAGAGATCACAGCATATTTGACATGGAGAATGTGGGCCAGAATAAAACCGCACATCTCATTGGGGTCCACCAACAGCAGGTCAAAGTGCTCATGCTGGAGTTCCTGCAGAAGTGTAGAGTTTCCCAGCACTAGGTCACAGTTTTCCAGGTACTTctccaaaaaggaaaacatctccAGAGAGGTCATCTTCCCTTGGAAGACACGCTTTATCTTCTCCTGCACCCAGGCATCTGCGCTCTCTGTGCTAAAGATACCCCAGTACCTTTGCACACGGAAGCTGGGCAGGTAGGTTTCCACATCCCGACCTTCATGAAGAAGTAACACAGGGTCATGTCCCCGGTCAGTCAGTGCCTCTGCCACTCGCATGAAGACTCGCAAGTGGCTGTCAAAGACTATGGTGGGCATGACCAGCACCTTGGCACAGTGAGATGGCTCCAGATTGAAAGCAGCCACCAGGAAGATAAGAGCAGCAGGGCATGGTAGcaccttcatcatcttcatcgCTGCAAGGAGAGAAACATGTCATTAATATATTATGAAATGCTTGGTCATGTAGTTGGGCAACTACCAACTGGGATTGTAGCTGCAAGCCAGAAGCTCATGACCAGGGAGAGAAGAGCAGTCTGGAGTCCaccactgggaagaaaaaacaaacaaaaacaaaaccaccacaaacacaaaaacaacccccccatCATAACcacataaaaaacccaaaaaaaatcacacacaacACCCTCCAAAAATACCACACAAACTCAGATACCAGGATTTATCAGAAGAGTTTTCCAGAAACTCAGAACCTCTTCTCTGTGCTGATCTGCTCCCAAGGCTCAAAAATTAGCAGACTGACTTGCAGAGAGTtagaggagagagcagctggaggagctctGCTGGATCACAGCACCACGCGGAGACACTCGCTGCTCAATCCCCAGTTACCACTACAgaaccagcacagctggatttcGTTTCTATTTCTGCTCAGCCAGAATGGCCGGTTCCCTCTGAGCCCTTGATGTCTGCGCAGGCTCacagggaggctgcagagccCGGTGGGAATGCCAAGAGGCACACACTGGCTTCAGCCCTCACACGGCTGGCAGGCCACCTTGCT
The genomic region above belongs to Caloenas nicobarica isolate bCalNic1 chromosome 7, bCalNic1.hap1, whole genome shotgun sequence and contains:
- the LOC135990948 gene encoding 2-hydroxyacylsphingosine 1-beta-galactosyltransferase-like, giving the protein MKMMKVLPCPAALIFLVAAFNLEPSHCAKVLVMPTIVFDSHLRVFMRVAEALTDRGHDPVLLLHEGRDVETYLPSFRVQRYWGIFSTESADAWVQEKIKRVFQGKMTSLEMFSFLEKYLENCDLVLGNSTLLQELQHEHFDLLLVDPNEMCGFILAHILHVKYAVISTGFWFPAEIGATSPIAYVPEFNSLMTDRMGFFGRTWNLIVYMITRVATKLFILPKFEHLMEKHRVEPKISMLDLVHGSSLFFLCNDVVLDFPRPTLPHVIFTGGILAEPAKPLPVGLRLWVEAADAGVVVVSFGIGIRALPSDLVEKMAGAFARLPQRVVWRYFGQKPKNLGENTLMMEWLPQNDLLGHPNVKAFVSHCGMNGVFEAIYHGVPVVGFPFYGDQFDIMTRVQAKGMGILMDWSRVKEEDLYQAVITVISDPSYRKAAKLISALHLDRPMHALNRTVYWLEYILRHDGAPYLRPAVYDLSLYEYFCLDILALLVLCLAGIGFVLYKSVVWCRRKGASPVYQNGNCVKGHFTEEKKLQ